Proteins encoded together in one Candidatus Baltobacteraceae bacterium window:
- the infA gene encoding translation initiation factor IF-1: MEVEGTIVEPLPNAMFRVELTNGHRVLAHVSGKIRMHFIRILPGDRVLVELSPYDLTHGRITYRYK; the protein is encoded by the coding sequence ATCGAAGTCGAAGGCACCATCGTGGAACCATTGCCAAACGCGATGTTCCGCGTCGAACTCACCAACGGCCATCGCGTGCTGGCGCACGTGTCGGGCAAGATCCGGATGCACTTCATCCGCATCCTTCCCGGAGACCGCGTGCTCGTAGAGCTCTCGCCCTACGATCTCACGCACGGCAGAATAACGTATCGATATAAGTAG
- the rpmJ gene encoding 50S ribosomal protein L36, which translates to MKVRPSVKKICEKCKIIRRHGKVRVICDVNAKHKQVQG; encoded by the coding sequence ATGAAAGTTAGACCTTCGGTCAAGAAAATTTGCGAAAAATGCAAGATCATCCGCCGTCACGGTAAAGTGCGCGTGATCTGCGACGTCAATGCCAAACACAAACAGGTGCAAGGATAA
- the rpsM gene encoding 30S ribosomal protein S13 yields the protein MARIAGIDLPREKRIEVALTYIYGIGDTTARKLLAHAGISPDVRVKAMTEDDEKKLRDAIDALQLRVEGDLRREVQGNIKRLMDIGCYRGLRHRRGLPVRGQRTKTNARTRKGPKRTVAGKKKVAVKK from the coding sequence ATGGCTCGTATTGCTGGTATCGATCTTCCGCGTGAGAAGCGCATCGAGGTCGCTCTTACGTATATCTACGGCATCGGCGACACGACGGCTCGCAAGCTGCTCGCGCATGCGGGCATCAGTCCCGACGTGCGCGTCAAAGCCATGACCGAGGACGACGAGAAGAAGCTGCGCGACGCGATCGACGCACTGCAGCTCCGCGTCGAAGGCGACTTGCGCCGCGAGGTTCAGGGCAACATCAAGCGCCTCATGGACATCGGCTGCTACCGCGGGTTGCGGCACCGCCGCGGCCTGCCGGTCCGCGGTCAGCGCACCAAGACCAACGCCCGCACCCGCAAGGGTCCCAAGCGCACGGTGGCAGGCAAGAAGAAGGTCGCCGTCAAGAAGTAG
- a CDS encoding winged helix-turn-helix domain-containing protein — translation MLIALAKDPTLRVRDLALLVGITERAVANILADLEEAGVLFRERDGRRNVYEFEADAPLRHPVEGHRKVRDILLLAEVEPAMKARSKNKK, via the coding sequence GTGCTCATCGCGCTCGCGAAAGACCCGACGTTGCGGGTTCGCGACCTGGCCCTGCTCGTCGGCATTACCGAACGAGCGGTGGCCAACATTCTCGCAGATCTCGAAGAGGCAGGCGTCCTCTTCCGCGAGCGGGATGGCCGGCGTAACGTCTACGAGTTCGAAGCCGACGCGCCATTGCGTCATCCCGTGGAGGGTCATCGAAAGGTGCGCGACATTTTACTTCTCGCGGAGGTCGAGCCCGCTATGAAGGCGCGGTCGAAAAACAAGAAGTGA
- a CDS encoding MEDS domain-containing protein: protein MSGPEVVWYGDDSESLIHRVVPFIASAVQDHGAALVIASAEHERAFRAALEELGVDIHSAAMRDRLVFLNANEVIKGLFVDGEIDRARYVRLVVNPIRKLGERYTVHAYGEVAGILGSMGRLDAVARLQGLARELLRDVPVRLVAGYPAHAFEQELNSA from the coding sequence GTGAGCGGCCCCGAGGTCGTCTGGTACGGCGACGATTCCGAATCGCTGATACACCGCGTCGTCCCGTTTATTGCTTCGGCAGTGCAGGATCACGGCGCAGCCCTAGTAATCGCCAGTGCCGAGCACGAGCGCGCGTTTCGCGCGGCCCTCGAAGAGCTTGGGGTGGATATTCACTCTGCTGCGATGCGGGATCGGCTCGTGTTTCTCAACGCGAACGAGGTGATCAAAGGGCTTTTTGTCGACGGTGAGATCGACCGCGCACGCTACGTTCGCTTGGTGGTAAATCCGATTAGGAAACTCGGCGAACGCTACACCGTTCACGCCTACGGCGAAGTCGCCGGCATACTTGGCAGCATGGGAAGGCTCGACGCGGTGGCGCGGCTCCAGGGTCTCGCCAGGGAACTCTTGCGCGACGTACCGGTTCGTCTCGTTGCCGGCTATCCGGCCCATGCCTTCGAACAGGAGCTCAACTCCGCTTAA
- a CDS encoding DUF72 domain-containing protein — protein sequence MIYVGTCGFSYKDWIGQFYPARTKSADMLPFYARRFAAVEIDSSAYGVPTEKTVASMVRRTPDRFRFTFKAPQTVTHPPDPTSLSVHDDAKLLVEAIEPALAAAKLGCLLLQFPNGFRPDGNRREYLSRAVDAFDGLPVVVEFRNERWQIPETIELLRELGAGYCNVDMPHLEGLLHASSEATSGVGYVRFHGRSAKTWWRGNNVTRYDYLYSDDELAPWADRIADVEAQTRDTYVMFNNHANGKAAKNAEMMELLLEERYGNAAEETIAHPEESKGQQVAFDFNDPGSLE from the coding sequence GTGATCTACGTCGGCACGTGCGGATTCTCGTATAAAGACTGGATCGGGCAGTTCTATCCCGCGCGGACGAAATCGGCCGACATGCTGCCGTTTTACGCCCGGCGCTTTGCGGCGGTCGAGATCGACTCGAGCGCCTACGGCGTTCCAACCGAGAAAACCGTGGCTTCGATGGTACGGCGCACGCCGGATCGGTTTCGCTTCACGTTCAAGGCGCCGCAAACCGTAACGCATCCGCCGGATCCGACCAGTCTTAGCGTTCACGACGACGCCAAACTGTTGGTTGAAGCAATCGAGCCGGCGCTGGCGGCGGCCAAGCTGGGGTGCCTTTTGCTGCAGTTTCCCAACGGCTTCAGGCCCGACGGCAATCGTCGCGAGTATCTCTCTCGCGCCGTCGATGCGTTCGACGGTTTGCCGGTCGTCGTCGAGTTTCGCAACGAACGTTGGCAGATCCCCGAAACGATCGAGCTGCTGCGCGAGTTGGGCGCCGGCTACTGCAACGTCGACATGCCCCACTTGGAAGGGCTGCTTCACGCGTCGTCGGAAGCGACTTCCGGCGTCGGGTACGTTCGCTTTCACGGGCGAAGTGCGAAAACGTGGTGGCGCGGCAACAACGTTACGCGATACGACTATCTCTATAGCGACGACGAGCTGGCGCCGTGGGCCGATCGCATTGCCGACGTCGAAGCGCAGACTCGCGATACCTACGTCATGTTCAACAACCACGCCAACGGAAAAGCCGCCAAAAACGCCGAGATGATGGAGCTGCTGCTGGAAGAGCGCTACGGCAACGCCGCCGAAGAAACCATCGCGCACCCGGAGGAGAGCAAGGGACAACAGGTTGCGTTCGATTTCAACGACCCAGGTTCGCTAGAGTGA
- a CDS encoding nucleotidyltransferase family protein — MKAVITAGGRITGDYARESGTTVKALVAVRGVTMLDRVVGALRGAGATRIAVVGGDEVRAACGDRVELVVEEARSGTENLVRALRAWPDDGDPLIYATSDMPYVDASAVSGFLTRVPAGHVALPLAEFQDFDARFPGAPPCGITLRGERVVNGDVFYIPGGLAAKVETIASRFFDARKHPWQMAGFVSPRILVRFLFRRLGIGHIEAHAHKVLGVPALALRGCPPELAFDADTVDDYRYVSAHD; from the coding sequence GTGAAAGCCGTCATCACAGCGGGTGGCCGAATCACCGGCGACTATGCCCGTGAGTCCGGAACGACCGTCAAGGCGCTCGTGGCCGTTCGCGGCGTCACGATGCTCGATCGCGTCGTCGGCGCTTTGCGCGGCGCCGGTGCGACGCGTATCGCCGTGGTCGGCGGAGACGAAGTCCGCGCAGCGTGCGGGGATCGCGTGGAACTGGTCGTCGAGGAGGCGCGCAGCGGCACCGAAAACCTCGTCCGTGCGCTGCGCGCGTGGCCCGACGACGGCGATCCGTTGATTTATGCGACCAGCGATATGCCCTACGTCGACGCGAGCGCGGTTTCAGGGTTCTTGACGCGCGTGCCGGCCGGGCACGTGGCGCTGCCGCTGGCGGAGTTCCAGGATTTCGACGCGCGCTTTCCGGGTGCGCCGCCGTGTGGGATTACGCTGCGCGGCGAGCGGGTCGTTAACGGCGACGTCTTTTATATCCCGGGCGGTTTGGCGGCGAAGGTCGAGACAATCGCGTCGCGCTTTTTCGACGCCCGTAAGCATCCGTGGCAGATGGCGGGCTTCGTGAGTCCGCGGATTCTCGTGCGCTTTCTCTTTCGCCGGCTCGGAATCGGCCATATCGAAGCGCACGCGCACAAGGTGCTCGGCGTGCCCGCGCTGGCGTTGCGCGGCTGTCCACCGGAGCTGGCGTTCGATGCCGATACGGTCGACGATTACCGTTACGTGAGCGCGCATGACTAA
- a CDS encoding MFS transporter, translating to MTKASPFRLAMFWLGAQALWGALLGVSLQSRSIELAPATAIVSYSYLAAVGAVVAAIVQIAVGPWSDWRRRHGSKRLEFYAAGTIGGAVALVAFYDASNFAGLVAALIALQATLNVAAGPYQAIIPDTIPRERLGIASSWMSGFQSLGNAIGAVCASVITNGRVLGAALAAFLVACASVTIAHVRGLQLQPPPPHERFRVTRAFVDLFISRALVYVGFYTLVGYLLFYVIGVLGVPAGAAAQRQTGIFILAFTVLAAAGAGVAAKPTDRMDKRLVATIGCGATIAALLLFVVAQNVALAAVATALAGLGWGVFLVADWAIACRILPPGALASTMGIWNVAVAGPQIVAPLLTAAVLQRLGMATAAAGSLGPRVAFGLALGETLLGIAWLWRLSRCAVGE from the coding sequence ATGACTAAAGCGAGTCCGTTCCGCTTGGCGATGTTTTGGCTCGGCGCGCAGGCGCTATGGGGCGCGCTGCTCGGCGTATCGCTGCAATCCCGTTCGATTGAGCTCGCACCCGCTACGGCGATCGTGTCGTACAGTTATCTGGCCGCCGTCGGCGCGGTCGTCGCAGCGATCGTGCAGATCGCGGTCGGACCGTGGTCGGATTGGCGGCGCCGGCACGGCAGCAAACGCTTGGAGTTCTATGCGGCCGGAACGATCGGCGGTGCCGTCGCGCTGGTTGCGTTTTACGATGCGTCGAACTTTGCCGGGCTCGTCGCCGCGCTGATCGCGCTGCAGGCGACGCTCAACGTCGCGGCCGGTCCGTATCAGGCGATCATTCCCGATACGATCCCGCGGGAACGGCTTGGAATCGCATCGTCCTGGATGAGTGGTTTTCAGAGTTTGGGCAATGCGATCGGCGCGGTCTGCGCGAGCGTCATTACGAACGGGCGCGTCCTCGGCGCGGCGCTTGCAGCGTTCCTCGTCGCGTGCGCGAGCGTGACGATCGCGCACGTCCGCGGACTGCAACTGCAGCCGCCGCCGCCACACGAACGTTTTCGCGTGACGCGCGCGTTCGTCGATCTGTTTATTTCGCGCGCACTCGTGTACGTCGGATTCTACACGCTGGTCGGCTACTTGCTGTTTTACGTCATCGGAGTGCTCGGCGTTCCCGCCGGCGCGGCGGCGCAGCGGCAGACCGGCATCTTCATCTTGGCGTTCACGGTATTAGCGGCGGCCGGCGCCGGCGTGGCCGCAAAGCCGACCGATCGCATGGACAAGCGTCTGGTCGCAACGATCGGCTGCGGCGCAACGATTGCCGCGTTGCTGCTCTTTGTCGTCGCGCAGAACGTCGCGTTGGCTGCCGTGGCGACGGCACTTGCGGGCCTGGGATGGGGTGTCTTCTTGGTCGCCGATTGGGCGATCGCTTGCCGCATCTTGCCGCCGGGCGCTCTCGCGTCGACGATGGGCATTTGGAACGTCGCCGTGGCCGGCCCGCAGATCGTCGCTCCCCTGCTGACCGCGGCGGTTCTACAGCGCCTTGGGATGGCGACGGCTGCCGCCGGCAGCCTCGGACCCCGAGTCGCCTTCGGGCTGGCCCTCGGTGAGACTCTCCTTGGAATCGCTTGGTTGTGGCGTTTATCGCGTTGCGCCGTCGGGGAATAA
- a CDS encoding copper amine oxidase N-terminal domain-containing protein, whose amino-acid sequence MKRLSTGVLAAVAACGLTAVAISPAWAATGNDGNRVAQAGSSMPAANFGSPPSGSIPILYNDHHVYSKPDVLKQGRVLAALVKNGTLLIPLRSMFEQMGATVSYDAGSKTVTVSKSGSEVKVTVGKPEVVINGESRPLDVPPMIYQGNVLVPVRVISEGMGAYVQWVPDQHVVVVRYLPPTPPPTPAPTEAPTAPPPPPTPTPAPIATPYHDMFVAGDYIISPKVYNEFSPGNTGSGSYHVRGAIEFDALNLPWMIEGSFEQYQYPHNCGTAAGTAPVDPQCFVTTIGGKGSTYVPAFTARDADWDVRFGFRVMQPKIYIVGSYLNRSTNYGYPVMNGAGFGIEKLPDLNIPLSFYGSFLYYPSVTGNITTGAPSVAYQLSYTAYKYQVGLNYVIGSSPIFIDVGWMGNAFNNRTNAPGNITADGPYAGLGIKF is encoded by the coding sequence GTGAAGCGACTGAGCACCGGAGTCCTCGCGGCCGTCGCGGCTTGCGGACTCACTGCGGTAGCGATATCGCCGGCATGGGCTGCGACGGGAAACGATGGAAACCGCGTAGCGCAAGCCGGCTCGTCGATGCCGGCAGCGAACTTCGGCTCACCACCGTCCGGTTCGATTCCTATCCTTTATAACGATCACCACGTGTATTCCAAACCGGACGTTCTCAAACAAGGCCGCGTCTTGGCAGCTTTGGTGAAGAACGGCACGTTGCTCATCCCGTTGCGCTCGATGTTCGAGCAGATGGGTGCGACCGTGTCGTACGACGCCGGCAGCAAGACGGTCACGGTCTCGAAATCCGGATCCGAGGTCAAGGTAACCGTCGGTAAACCCGAAGTCGTCATCAACGGTGAATCGCGGCCGCTCGACGTACCGCCGATGATCTATCAAGGCAACGTACTGGTACCCGTGCGCGTGATCTCCGAAGGTATGGGCGCCTACGTGCAGTGGGTGCCGGATCAGCACGTCGTCGTCGTACGGTATCTGCCGCCGACGCCGCCGCCGACTCCAGCACCGACGGAAGCGCCGACCGCGCCGCCGCCGCCGCCGACGCCGACCCCGGCGCCGATTGCGACGCCGTACCACGACATGTTCGTCGCGGGCGACTACATCATCTCACCAAAGGTGTACAACGAGTTCAGTCCGGGCAATACCGGCAGCGGCTCGTATCACGTCCGCGGTGCGATCGAGTTCGACGCGCTGAATCTTCCGTGGATGATCGAAGGTTCGTTCGAGCAGTACCAGTATCCGCATAACTGCGGTACCGCCGCCGGCACGGCGCCGGTCGATCCGCAGTGCTTCGTAACGACGATCGGCGGAAAGGGATCCACGTACGTTCCCGCATTCACCGCTCGCGACGCGGATTGGGACGTGCGGTTCGGTTTTCGCGTAATGCAGCCGAAGATCTACATCGTCGGCTCGTATCTGAACCGGTCGACGAACTACGGATATCCGGTCATGAACGGTGCCGGCTTCGGTATCGAGAAACTGCCCGATCTCAACATCCCGCTCTCGTTCTACGGCAGCTTCTTGTACTACCCGAGCGTCACCGGCAACATTACGACCGGAGCTCCTTCGGTGGCGTACCAGTTGTCGTACACGGCGTACAAGTACCAAGTCGGTCTCAACTACGTGATCGGCAGCAGTCCCATCTTCATCGACGTCGGCTGGATGGGCAACGCGTTCAACAATCGGACGAACGCGCCCGGCAACATCACGGCAGACGGACCGTACGCGGGTCTAGGCATCAAGTTCTGA
- a CDS encoding MFS transporter translates to MAGPLTRVRRGFLQPQHWKVFTYANAGVFVDGYILSSVGLALITLGPQFHLDPVSTGWVGAATLLGIFAGAPIFGHLTDRHGRRILMIADLCAFVVIAIAQVFATNALELTVLRFLLGVTIGADYPIAAAIITEFMPERVRGAALCAVEAVWFVGAAVAYVAGYALLSTGPNSWKWILASPAVFALAGLLMRASAPESPMWLRARDAGDISALSLSTVFAGPFRKMLTFVSVMWFLQVVPLFAVYTYAPAVLSALGLGDQRSPAGSVAITAAFAVGSFLSILLVERWGRRPLCIAGFATGVVAFAFLPFVNAVGVVACFLLYAVGIGAASGLELVYPNELFPTHVRGTATGFAAAFSRIGAFAGTFALPMALVKFGTTPVMLTACVLSALGLVISWVWAPETKGRQIA, encoded by the coding sequence TTGGCCGGACCGCTTACTAGGGTAAGGAGGGGGTTCCTGCAGCCGCAGCACTGGAAAGTCTTCACCTACGCCAACGCGGGAGTCTTCGTCGACGGGTACATCCTGAGCAGCGTCGGGCTCGCGCTCATCACGCTGGGGCCCCAGTTCCATCTCGACCCCGTCTCGACCGGGTGGGTCGGAGCGGCGACGTTGTTGGGGATTTTTGCCGGAGCGCCGATCTTCGGACATCTCACCGACCGTCACGGCCGGCGCATTTTGATGATCGCCGATCTGTGCGCGTTCGTCGTCATCGCGATCGCGCAGGTCTTCGCAACCAACGCGCTCGAGCTCACCGTTCTCCGTTTTTTGCTGGGAGTGACCATCGGTGCGGATTATCCAATTGCCGCGGCAATCATCACCGAGTTCATGCCCGAGCGCGTGCGCGGCGCGGCACTCTGCGCGGTGGAAGCCGTGTGGTTCGTCGGCGCTGCGGTCGCCTACGTCGCCGGTTACGCGCTGCTGTCCACCGGCCCCAATAGCTGGAAGTGGATTCTCGCCAGTCCGGCGGTTTTTGCGCTCGCGGGGCTCTTGATGCGAGCGAGCGCGCCGGAGTCGCCGATGTGGCTGCGCGCTCGCGATGCGGGGGACATCTCCGCGTTATCGTTATCGACGGTTTTCGCCGGACCGTTTCGCAAGATGCTGACATTCGTCTCGGTGATGTGGTTTTTGCAGGTCGTGCCGCTCTTTGCCGTCTACACGTACGCGCCCGCGGTCTTGTCGGCGCTTGGGCTGGGCGATCAGCGCTCGCCCGCCGGCAGCGTCGCCATCACCGCTGCTTTCGCAGTAGGGTCGTTCCTCTCGATATTGCTGGTCGAACGATGGGGCCGCCGGCCGCTATGCATCGCCGGCTTCGCGACGGGCGTCGTTGCCTTTGCGTTTCTCCCATTCGTCAACGCCGTCGGCGTCGTCGCGTGCTTTCTGCTCTACGCCGTCGGCATCGGCGCCGCGAGCGGGCTCGAACTCGTCTATCCAAACGAGCTCTTCCCCACGCACGTTCGCGGAACGGCGACGGGCTTCGCCGCGGCGTTTAGCCGAATCGGCGCGTTTGCCGGAACGTTCGCGTTACCCATGGCGCTGGTAAAGTTCGGCACGACGCCGGTCATGCTCACGGCGTGCGTGCTGTCGGCGCTCGGCCTGGTCATCTCGTGGGTGTGGGCGCCTGAAACGAAAGGACGGCAGATCGCCTAA
- the rpsK gene encoding 30S ribosomal protein S11 encodes MAAKKQTKSRKKREVKNVQSGVCHVHASFNNTIVTISDPHGNVVSWASAGNLGFKGSKKSTPFAAQMAAEAAARKAMEHGMKSTEVMVKGPGAGREAAIRSLQAAGLEITMIKDVTPIPHNGCRPPKRRRV; translated from the coding sequence TTGGCTGCTAAGAAGCAAACCAAATCGCGCAAAAAGCGCGAGGTTAAAAACGTCCAATCGGGCGTGTGTCACGTTCACGCTTCTTTTAACAACACCATCGTGACGATCAGCGATCCGCACGGCAACGTCGTGTCGTGGGCGTCCGCCGGTAATCTCGGCTTCAAGGGCTCCAAGAAGTCGACCCCGTTTGCCGCGCAGATGGCAGCCGAAGCCGCCGCGCGTAAAGCGATGGAGCACGGCATGAAGTCGACGGAAGTAATGGTCAAGGGTCCCGGTGCCGGACGCGAAGCGGCGATTCGCTCGCTGCAAGCCGCCGGCCTCGAAATCACGATGATCAAGGACGTCACCCCGATTCCGCACAACGGCTGCCGCCCGCCCAAGCGCCGCCGCGTTTAG
- the rpsD gene encoding 30S ribosomal protein S4, whose protein sequence is MSRYIGPVCRLCRRETAASKTGEKIKLFLKGDRCLSKKCAVERRGTAPGQKTAGKSRTKISEYGRQLREKQKMRRYYGVHETQFENYFREAARVPGQTGRTFLSLLERRLDNVIYRMNLSMSRAQARQLVTHRHFRVNGRIVNVPSYIVKPGDVISIGERSLKSPVFGSNLELAAGRRPPEWLDWSEQEKTGKVLQLPSREQIDTPVDEQLIVEYYSR, encoded by the coding sequence ATGTCGCGTTACATTGGTCCCGTCTGCCGTCTCTGCCGTCGTGAAACGGCAGCCAGCAAAACGGGCGAAAAGATCAAGCTCTTCCTCAAAGGCGACCGGTGCCTGTCGAAAAAGTGCGCCGTCGAACGCCGGGGAACCGCGCCGGGTCAGAAGACCGCCGGTAAGTCCCGCACGAAGATTTCGGAGTACGGCCGACAGCTTCGCGAGAAGCAGAAGATGCGCCGCTACTACGGCGTGCACGAAACGCAGTTCGAGAACTACTTCCGCGAGGCCGCGCGCGTACCGGGTCAGACCGGCCGCACGTTCTTGTCGCTGCTCGAGCGCCGCCTCGACAACGTCATCTATCGCATGAACCTGTCGATGAGCCGCGCGCAGGCGCGACAACTCGTCACGCACCGCCACTTCCGCGTCAACGGCCGGATCGTCAACGTTCCGTCGTACATCGTCAAGCCCGGCGACGTCATCTCGATCGGCGAGCGCAGCCTCAAGTCGCCCGTGTTCGGGAGCAATCTCGAGCTGGCCGCCGGACGCCGGCCGCCCGAGTGGCTGGACTGGAGCGAGCAGGAGAAGACCGGTAAAGTTTTACAGCTGCCGTCGCGCGAGCAAATCGATACCCCGGTAGACGAGCAACTCATCGTCGAGTATTACTCTCGATAA
- a CDS encoding DNA-directed RNA polymerase subunit alpha, with the protein MTMLETPAGATIEVRERRDNYAKFVIEPLERGFGITLGNALRRILLSSIPGAAVTYMKIDGVLHEFSTIPGMVEDTIALMLNLKGLPVKLNTDEPKVLSLSVSGARDVTAAEITPDADVEILDPSYRLATLSAKDARLSMEIGVEKGRGYVMADRQRNVEHMIGLIPLDSIFSPIRKVNFTVDDTRVGQSVDFDRLTVEIETNGSITPDEALSTAAAIMQEQLDLFVSFTNRAEPLPEAPPNEWDIPVETLNLSVRSFNCLKRAGISKVSELLDLTEDEIMKMRNFGKKSLDEIKQVLAERGLSLRQP; encoded by the coding sequence ATGACCATGTTGGAAACGCCTGCGGGCGCAACCATTGAAGTTCGCGAGCGCCGCGACAACTACGCCAAGTTCGTGATCGAGCCGCTCGAGCGCGGTTTCGGCATCACGCTCGGCAACGCGCTGCGCCGCATCCTGCTCAGCTCGATTCCCGGTGCGGCCGTCACGTACATGAAGATCGACGGCGTGCTGCACGAGTTCTCGACGATCCCCGGAATGGTCGAAGACACGATCGCGCTGATGCTCAACCTCAAGGGTCTGCCGGTGAAGCTCAACACCGACGAACCCAAAGTGCTCTCGCTTTCGGTTTCGGGTGCTCGCGACGTGACCGCCGCCGAGATCACGCCGGATGCCGACGTCGAGATTCTCGACCCGAGCTACCGGTTGGCGACGCTCTCCGCGAAGGACGCACGTCTTTCGATGGAGATCGGCGTTGAGAAGGGCCGCGGCTACGTGATGGCCGACCGCCAGCGCAACGTCGAGCACATGATCGGACTCATTCCGCTCGACTCGATCTTCTCGCCGATTCGCAAGGTGAACTTCACCGTCGACGACACGCGCGTCGGACAGAGCGTCGACTTCGATCGCCTCACGGTCGAAATCGAGACGAATGGATCGATCACCCCCGACGAAGCGCTCTCCACTGCCGCTGCGATCATGCAGGAACAGCTCGACCTCTTCGTTTCGTTCACGAACCGCGCCGAGCCGCTGCCGGAAGCTCCGCCCAACGAGTGGGACATCCCGGTAGAGACGCTCAACCTTTCGGTTCGCTCGTTCAACTGCCTCAAGCGTGCCGGCATCTCGAAGGTCTCGGAGCTGCTCGATCTCACCGAAGACGAGATCATGAAGATGCGTAACTTCGGTAAGAAGTCGCTGGACGAAATCAAACAAGTGCTCGCAGAGAGGGGGCTCTCGCTGCGTCAACCGTAG
- the rplQ gene encoding 50S ribosomal protein L17, translating to MPHQIAYKRLSRTDGHRRALLRNLATSFFKHEKMETTSTKAKEISKVAERLITTAMAGDLNARRQLAEFITEPAVVKKLVEQIAPALKGRNGGFTRITKTRVRHGDAAELSLIELVK from the coding sequence ATGCCGCATCAGATCGCGTACAAACGTCTGTCGCGCACCGACGGTCACCGACGGGCGCTGCTTCGCAACCTCGCGACCTCGTTCTTCAAGCACGAAAAAATGGAGACGACCTCGACCAAGGCTAAGGAGATCAGCAAGGTCGCCGAACGTCTCATTACGACGGCGATGGCGGGTGACTTGAACGCTCGCCGTCAGTTGGCGGAGTTCATCACCGAGCCGGCCGTCGTGAAGAAGCTCGTCGAGCAGATCGCTCCGGCGCTCAAAGGGCGCAACGGTGGATTCACGCGCATCACGAAAACGCGCGTCCGCCACGGCGACGCCGCGGAGTTATCGCTCATCGAACTTGTTAAATAA
- the trpD gene encoding anthranilate phosphoribosyltransferase, whose protein sequence is MLNNKDYASQLRRLIAGEDLSSDEAAAFIGAVMDGEYTAAQSAGLLVALAVKGETSGEIAGAARAMRDRSVKVEHGLPMVVDVVGTGGDGANTVNISTMAALVVAAAGVPVAKHGNRAASSACGSADVLEAAGLPIDIAPETAAAMLREAGFTFMFAPRYHPAMRNVGPIRRELGVRTIFNVLGPLTNPARATHQLVGVARPSLLEVVGQVLHALGVTAGAVVHGADGVDEVGGDGPTHVYSFGSGGNHSWVLEPGSFGVKVPLEQIVGSSLDECRRAFFEVLGGERTPAAKVVALNAAVVLYAIGTYSKLEEALERAEAILRDGAALRTFERAKELASRG, encoded by the coding sequence TTGTTAAATAACAAAGACTACGCCAGTCAACTGCGGCGGCTCATCGCGGGAGAAGACCTCTCGTCAGATGAGGCCGCCGCTTTTATTGGTGCGGTCATGGACGGCGAGTACACGGCGGCGCAATCCGCCGGATTGCTCGTCGCGCTCGCCGTTAAAGGCGAGACGTCGGGAGAAATTGCCGGCGCCGCACGCGCGATGCGCGATCGCAGCGTCAAGGTAGAGCACGGACTGCCGATGGTCGTCGACGTCGTCGGAACCGGCGGCGACGGTGCCAATACCGTCAACATCTCAACGATGGCCGCACTGGTCGTCGCGGCTGCGGGCGTCCCGGTCGCCAAGCACGGAAATCGTGCCGCGTCGAGCGCGTGCGGAAGCGCCGACGTGCTGGAGGCTGCGGGATTGCCGATCGACATCGCGCCGGAAACGGCGGCGGCGATGCTGCGCGAAGCCGGATTCACGTTCATGTTCGCACCGCGCTACCACCCGGCGATGCGCAACGTCGGACCGATTCGCCGCGAACTCGGCGTGCGCACGATCTTCAACGTCTTGGGTCCGCTGACCAATCCGGCGCGAGCGACCCATCAGCTGGTCGGCGTCGCTCGGCCTTCGCTGCTCGAGGTCGTAGGGCAGGTTCTGCACGCGCTCGGCGTAACCGCCGGCGCCGTCGTCCACGGCGCGGACGGCGTGGATGAGGTCGGCGGCGATGGGCCGACGCACGTTTACTCGTTCGGCAGCGGCGGCAACCATTCGTGGGTGCTCGAACCCGGATCTTTTGGCGTCAAGGTCCCGCTCGAGCAGATCGTCGGCAGTTCGCTCGACGAGTGCCGCCGGGCATTCTTCGAGGTCCTCGGCGGAGAGCGGACGCCGGCGGCGAAGGTCGTCGCTCTTAATGCCGCCGTGGTCCTGTACGCGATAGGTACGTACTCTAAGCTCGAGGAGGCCCTCGAGCGCGCCGAAGCGATTCTGCGCGACGGCGCCGCATTGCGCACGTTCGAACGTGCAAAGGAGCTGGCATCTCGTGGCTGA